Sequence from the Primulina huaijiensis isolate GDHJ02 chromosome 16, ASM1229523v2, whole genome shotgun sequence genome:
cgtgagatcgtgtCACACAAACTTTTAGGTTTGTTTATGTTTGTTTTTGGAAGGGACCGTCAAGCGATAAGTACGCCCAAAAATTAATTGTATGTGACATTTGAGCTATGTCCAAGAACTGTATTGATTACGAAAAGTAattgctaaattttttttaatcaatcgGAATTTGTGTTAATAGGCCTTAAAGTGGAATTACCATTTACGAGGTAATCTACGTTTgactttttaaattaattttatagcttttataaaattaataagcAATTAATTAAGAAAGTCTTGCATATGTGCTCGTGGTATAgttgtattatatttttaatttaaattaacagTAGAAACCTCAAACCAACACCATCGATCGATTGGGTACACGTGTCCGATAACTttggaataatttaaaatatatttaaatcgaTTCAAATacgaaaaataatgaaatacttgaaaatgaaatatttatttaatgtataattatcttatattaataaaatattaaatctcgTGAGTAGCTCGCAAACTATCgaataatttatcaaataaaataattttagttcAGGTTTGGCTCGAACTCGATAATTTCGAATgcgaattaaatattttttgagttgaTTCGGAAAACTCGCAAGATAACTTGATTCGTTTACATCGCATGTAAACATATGCAAAATGTAGGATCCAGTGGatgcatttttataaaaaaaaaatttatattttacgaTAACAATataattctaatattttaaattatataacatCTTAAGCATCGCCATAGTTTACGGTAACAATATAATTCTAACAATGATGTCAAAACAAGAATCTTGTTAAGAATCTAAgctaaattataatattattaaatataagaattaaataactaaataaaaatagtaagaaATGGTCACATGTGGATAAGGGGCCCATTGAGTAAACTTAGGTTGTGGGTGGTATGACTTAAATGCGTGTGGACTCCAccgtatataatattattatacgTAAATGGTcaaattttagaatttgattAATCAATATTATAAAACGATAAAGAAACGTTTTCGATATACCATAGACTAACCTCATATAATGCCTTCtaatccataattttatttatttattaacaaaATTACGAACATTTTCCtaattttattctttgtttttgtgttgaaaaaaaGTGGATCTGAGTTCGAGATATTCGAGATTCTGATGTATTTTAGGTTGTTTTCGTCGAACATCACTAGAGTTGTCATAACCGATCAGCAAAAAGACGAGCCAGACCACTATTTGAGCGGATTAAGATATTGTTAATCCAACTCATTTATTTGACGTATTTTTCGAAATCGAAGTTTGACGAGGGCTATTAAAAAAAGTTTATTTACTAATGTAGgtgggtatatatatatatatatatacatacataaataGAATAAAATGTTGTGAGAAGAACGAATTATTAAATCTAATTTTCAAAGAATGTTGAAAGACATCGGAGAAATTGACTTATTGAGTCAAATTGGGGATTGAAAACATGTGAGAATGAATCGTCTTCTCTAGATGAATGGCTGGCTAGTTGCCTGCATGCAAATATCTGGTTTTATTCCCTTTGCAAGAAGTCGACCAAGTACCGTCCATGCATTAAATAATTGACAATACAtataaatgatacaaaaatttcAACCAAGACAAAAATTCGTCACGGTATGAGAAAATGGTACTTGTACTCCTGGTCGTCGGATATATTTGTCTGTTTATAATTTTGACTATTATGTTTTTGAAATTGAGTTTTAATTTtgtatgttttgatttttaacactttttgtcatttttaatGTCTGATTGTctgaaaaatgagtaaaatttaaaaaaaaaacagatatcGAATTATGATTGAAATTCgataacatataaaaaaacacAATCACAAATATTCAAATGTATAAGTGGATCTGCAAATTCATTTGATGTGAAATGTATCCTAAAGTCGCACGTAAGTGTAAAATCAACCATTTTATTCACACTTGGACATTTAATTTGGTAAATTTGTGTTCTTTCTGCTATGTTCTATGATCGACAACGAAATTTAAAGGGCATAACTATTGCAACTTTGTCGACAGCGAAATTATGTAactataattaatattttgaatacatgtatgtagttatttaatttttaaattttggtaaatatttttttgtttatttatatacatcttcatgttttaaaatttaaaatacattattcattatattatattaatattaatatattataacaaTATTTATGTCCGATTATTCCGTTAAAACAGTCGGACAAGTCGGATCATTTTTTAAAGATAGACTGATACAGATCACTGATCTGATTATGAAAACAATGGTTTTGATATCCTAACATAAATGTGTGGCTACATCACTTAACCATATTTTATACtatgaaaagttttaaatttagttCTTCATATTTGTTCTATTTAcgattttgataatttatattaataaattttaattttaatctcacatatttcaatttttgataattttaatattttttcacatcAGTGTtgacgatatatatatatatattttagtatTATGGTAATATCACGTCATCGTCAAATCATTTTCACacgaaaaatttattaaaatcctAACATGTTAGAAACCACAAAGTCAAATGTTCCAACCTATNttttgttttcttcttgttttcctCACATATTTGAATACCCCACACAACATCATATTCATTCAACATGAAGTCATTTcgaattattttttcaaatatccCTTCCGATTCAAACGTAAACTTAGTATTATGAGCCGTATAAAATTTAATGTTACGAATTTGTCATTAATAACTAGgcatttttgtttgtttgttttttttttgagaaaaaagttAAACTTTACAACCGTCGTATAATGTAGTTTAAATTCGCTTAATCTGTGCCCTACAATAATTGCAATAATAGAAAAGGTAAGATACTCTAGTAATTATACAATATAATAAAATNACATTAAACATTAATTGTTGTTgctcaaatatataattataatattacattcaattagtttatttatatttgaaaatgaatttattttataaagtaAAAAAGCCCTTTGAAATTATATCTTAATACAGGATCATTCaaatcagatttttttttgtttttgagacAAATTAATTGATTCGTTTAAATAAATCAACTCGACTTGAGATTCATATTCATTCAACATGAAGTCATTTCGaatcattttttcaaatatctcTTCCGATTCAAACGTAAACTTAGTATTATGAGCcgtataaaatttaattttacgaatttttcattaataagtatgcattttttttttttgagaaaaaagttAAACTTTACAACCGTCGTATAATGTAGTTTAAATTCGCTTAATCTGTGCCATACAATAATTGCAATAATAGAAAAGGTAAGATACTCTATTAATTATACAATATAGTAATTATAATTggaagtatttaatttaattattatgttaAGAAAATTATATGGTAtagaatttgaatttaattaagattgaatttttttttccctcaagatcttatatatttttattgagtagatctcttgtgagacgatctcacgaatctttatctgtgagatgggtcaaccatatcgatattcacaataaaaagtaatactcttagcataaaaagtaataattttttctggatgatctaaataaaagatctgtctcataaaatacgattcgtgagaccgtttaacataaatttttgttatttttatttaaaataaataaaaacNNNNNNNNNNNNNNNNNNNNNNNNNNNNNNNNNNNNNNNNNNNNNNNNNNNNNNNNNNNNNNNNNNNNNNNNNNNNNNNNNNNNNNNNNNNNNNNNNNNNNNNNNNNNNNNNNNNNNNNNNNNNNNNNNNNNNNNNNNNNNNNNNNNNNNNNNNNNNNNNNNNNNNNNNNNNNNNNNNNNNNNNNNNNNNNNNNNNNNNNNNNNNNNNNNNNNNNNNNNNNNNNNNNNNNNNNNNNNNNNNNNNNNNNNNNNNNNNNNNNNNNNNNNNNNNNNNNNNNNNNNNNNNNNNNNNNNNNNNNNNNNNNNNNNNNNNNNNNNNNNNNNNNNNNNNNNNNNNNNNNNNNNNNNNNNNNNNNNNNNNNNNNNNNNNNNNNNNNNNNNNNNNNNNNNNNNNNNNNNNNNNNNNNNNNNNNNNNNNNNNNNNNNNNNNNNNNNNNNNNNNNNNNNNNNNNNNNNNNNNNNNNNNNNNNNNNNNNNNNNNNNNNNNNNNNNNNNNNNNNNNNNNNNNNNNNNNNNNNNNNNNNNNNNNNNNNNNNNNNNNNNNNaaaaaaaaaaaaaaaaaaaaaaaaaaaaaaaaaaaaacctatccaatcaatatttttttgggttgcATCCATCGGCCCTCCGATTATAACCTACTTATGGACTTCTAAACTTACTTACACAACTTCAATATATACACGAGTATGGGCGGATCAGAGATTCGAGATCAGGGAAGATtcgatatatataattttgactGGCGAAACCGAAACTTGTAtgtacattttaaatattatatagaaaaatctaaaaattttcGATCGAGGAAGGTGATCGTCACCCTATTTTTGGTTCGCCCTTGGTAATGTTTTTAAGTTGGAAAACGGGCCCAGGGTGACAGGGAGCAGCTTTGTCCTGGGCCTTGGCCCTAGTATTAGCCTTGTAGGAGGCCAACTGAGCCCAGTACTTtcacatgttaaaaaaaatttgcctaaaaaattcatatacatACGGTtttcatattatgtattttcaTGTGTCTACTAATGAGGTGTTACTTATATATTGGATGTATGTTTAGATGAGTGACACTTCATTGATGGACACGGAGGTGAGGTACGGTACATGCTCAACATATTAAAACTACATAAACACATAGTTCTAAGTTTAGCCCAATATCTTTAAAATGTAGTCAGATTTTggatttgaaattgaaattcgTGTAGGAGATGGATAAATGTATATACTAGACCAGACATAGACACAGCGACCCTAGCTGACGATGTTGTTTTATGCATACTTGATCTATAGGTTGACACATGTGGTTTATGTCGGGTTGCGTAGTGAGGATCGAGGTTCGCCCATGCATGGTGGTCTTACTTCCATTTATTACAAGAATGTTGTATTGCTAGCTAGGAGGAAACAATCGATACGTGAAGGGACGTAACTATGTGAAGACAATGGGGAGCTGTTGTTACCAGGCACTTGCTCTTAGCCCCTGTTGGAGTATTGAAATATCTAAAGatatcaaaatcagacacgacccatCAACTCGACACGATTAAatccgaaaaaaatcaggtttgggtttggggttttcgggttcgggttcgggtcagatcaggttggacccgatagctgacccgaaaaaaatgatcggattgggttcgggttcgggttgacccgaaaattttaatttttttaaaaaatatataattaataaatattgcctatatttttatatattatatgtctgaaaaaatatttattgtatatttatatcataaattttcataatttaatatttattttgaacattttttattttctaaacaaatgtttatttgatttagtaaatatattttatttttctacgattagactttcaaatttaaatcatatatatgagggagattttgttattatgtgtttaaattaaaatatttttttaattttatttaattttctgtaaaaaaaattttaaaaaaatcgaaattggGTGAATTGGGTTGGTTTGGATTCgagttgagcaatttttgaatagtattaTTGCTCAACACGACCAACCTACCCGAATCGACACCCTTAGAAATATCCGAGATACCCAAAAAcaatttggtttttatttactTATCAGTTTATCTAACATAAAAATACTATTCATTAaatcccaactgattttctTGATAAGTCATTTGTGTGTGAATCTAATAATTATTCCCACGAGATACTGGACATTGACATGTTGTACAGTTTAGAATATGTGAGTTAAACAATTATCATTTGATATATTTGTTAATAAAGCAGTAAGAgtttaatctttttttaaaaagaaatcgCCTTTAAGAgtgctaaaatattttgttcCGTTACAATTAGTTACCATAgttttattaaagaaattattgtttttgtttaaattaaaaaaataaacaccaGAAAATTGAATCCCACAAAAGGGTGATCGGAGAACAAATTGAATGGTTACATAGAAATTCTATCTAggaatcaaaaaaataattaaaaatggatTAATTTGCAAAAGATTGTACAATTGGCAATGTTTGAATAATATGGTCAATATTAAGCAGTCGAGCTCGTCGAAGTAGCGGCGCCGGCTTCTGTTTCTTGAGGAGGAGCCGCAGAATCTACACcaatacaataataataacaataataataataataataaatgtatacactgaattttaaataaacttccaaataaaattatagGTTATCATTAGAATTTTTACTAAATAAAAGTTTATGTTCTACCTCCCATTGTGCATTATGGGTTTTAAACATTACTGGTCCGGTGTTACGTCAATAATTAGATCAAAATagtctaaattaaaagttaatgtatcatgtaggaccgagcgcttgccgctttaccaaaagttatagctggtggtaattgtgcaactcaaatcttttaaaccgcacagcagctcaagcaccacggttcgatcgttctaccaaacaaggacaattattgcacccaacaatctccctcccaataattgcactacTTGCAATCGATAaaaatcgaacccgtgaccttggctctgataccaattgtaggatcgagtgcttgccgctttaccaaaaactatagctggtggtaatggtgcaactcaaatattttaaaccgcacagcaactcaagcaccacgatttgatcgctctaccaagcaatgACAAGTATTGCACCCAacacatcaaaatcaaaattttaaaatttaatggactaaaacaaaaaattagataaattaatgaaccaaaaaaatatatttttatcatgcaTTGCAATATGACTATACTATCACATCCGAAAAATGTTTgcttaaaaaaagaaagaaaagaaaaattagaGTTGTTAGTTGAACTTAAGCAGTGTGAGGTCAGGGACTCTGGACATGACAGAATTGTATCAGAGACGGTTGTCGATACAAACAACGTTATACGACTGAATATATTTGAGATATATAATTCTTGTTAATGGGGAAAAAGCGTTACATGCAATGAATtgtagacaaaaaaaaaaatttaagccaaaatatataaatattttgatggatAAAAACAAATGATAAAGGCCCAAAAAATGTTGCCTAAAGTTGTGTGAAACGCACATGGTGCCACTAAGAGTTCACAGTCATGCTTCACTGTCTCCCCTTTGACCCATGAACAAAAGAAATCCTACAGCTCATCTCACGTGCTTCGAGTTTCATATTGCCCATATAAATATTACAACCTATTTTATAATTCTTTttctgcataaattttttttatatcacattttcaattatatttcataaattcttATCATATCCAATAAATTATCAtacatatcattttttttttttatcacacaaGTAGAGATAGTCATATATCTTATAAttattgatagtttgatattcaGAAATCTCGTCGGTATATGTCGTGTGCTAAAGTTATCAAAGTAGGTCtcttttgagacggtctcacgaatctttatctgtgagacgagtcaatcatatcgatattcataataaaaagtaatacatttagcataaaaagtaaaattttttcatggatgacacaaataagatatctgtctcacaaaatacgacccgtgagaccgtctcacacaagtttttactaaATTTTTATCATCGATTTTTGACAAATTGGCCTAAATATAATACTGACTTTATGTTACCATTATCACGCAAAAGATGTATTTGGATCAATTTGTCGAACATTAGTGACTAGTTTAGTTCACCAAAAAAATAGAGAGACTAAAACAATCGGGACGAAAATGTGTATTTCTTTCGCGAAAATACTGACTTGTCAAAACATGTTTATATAGAGAGAACTAATTTGATACACTATTTGGTCAAGTctaaattatttttagtttaaattttggaaatccaattttttttgctatatactagatcttaaattttataattattatttagtaaatttaatcaaaaacaaaaattatacaatCTGGCCGCTATAGTAGAATTCTTTTTTCCCCAAACCATTATGATTATCATTAGTTATTAAttgcataaatattttttaaaaaaaaaaaaccctaaaacaTAAACCAAACGAAGCCTAACATTTTTTTGTCAATATAGCTCTAAATTTGGGGTATCGacctaaaaaaaaaagaatacatTAGCTTTGCTCCTTTATTTTTATAACCTATCCACACTAGATGGGCATGTGGGAGACACAAATTTAAGGTACACCTAACGCAAATCCTCAATCCGACTAgcagaaaattcaaaattttcgattaaaattctttaatttatttgggGATTGATGATTTTTGAGTAAATTTATCAACATGTTACaaatatcttttaaagaaaaattatatttttggttatGTGAGTTTGACATTTTGTGGTTTTTGtcatctattttattaaatttcagtTGTAGTATTGTATATTTCGATTTTTGGtcattttaattgatttttgacaattttaatttttcttcagCATCTCACCGCTGATGCATTGATGCCATGTAAGTGTTTTGTtgaaaaaaagactaaaattttcaaacaaagaAAAACAAGGAATAACATACTATGACTGAAATTCAACAATACAGATTAACGAAATCACAAAGATGTAAATATACAGGACCACAAAAGATCAAAATCACAAAGATGTAAAAATACAAGACTACAAAATCAATTTTCCCTATCTTTTATTTGATGTGAACAAAACTAATTTCCATGTTATATGATATTCACCATTATTCTAATATAATATTGTCATATTAAGCTTTCATGGTCATAATAAATAGTAaggaaaaattatcaaaatcatAGTGTAAATCGGTTTTGGTCTTTCAGTTAGTTAAGATTTTGGTTTTAGTACACTAAGTTGAATATTTTCTCTAGCTTATATTCAAATTTCGTTCAAGTGTTTACCTAGAGCAAAATATTACTAACATGGTGTTGGGCGTTATCGACATCAGTATGCCATAAACATAACACTAAAAGTGAAAATGAAGGCCAATTTAATGCATGAATCATAAGTAAATCCCGACTACTTAAATgactaaaactcaaaacatacgAACTCGTCATATGAATTAGAAATATTCTATTCTCACCATGATTCTATAATTATGTAACATTTGATGCATGCAGCTGAATAAAGAATATAATTAAATCAGGTAAGAATTTTACCAGTGGTGGATGAAAATGAAAGCCTAGGGGGTTGCAGTAAAGGGTGTGGAGTGGGTGCAGAATAAGCCGAAGAAGGGCCTTCCATCTGCGTCAGCGTAGGATAGTATACATAAGACGGTCCTTGGAAACGTTGCGCCGGGGGTACAGGATACGATCCCCTTGGTGCCGGTTGGACAGAATATCCATAGTAATATGGGTTGCCCATGGCTGATGAAGAAGCCCCATATAATTGATTATAATAATGTGTTTGCGGGATACGTGGTGGATTATACATTGTctgtcaaattaaaaataaataaataaataaacagtcgtattttattatcatctatatttttgaatttttaaaaactcGAAATCTGGTTGCACTAAGAATATCGTTATATAGTTTATATCACATGCGATCGATAGAATTTTAAAGACACGATCTATGAAACAATACTCGATATTGGTTGTATCAGTGTCGACTATGTGTTTATATGACCTGttgattaaatttaaatgttttttcgCGTTTAAGACAATCTCTATGTTACATAGTCATAGCCAAGTGCCAAATTTGGAACAAATTAGAGAAATATGAGAGACAAGAtggtttagaaatttttttttttgggaaaataaacaataataacaataacattttcaaaataccatatgaaatttaaagattttttaaaTTGGAAAAAAGTGGGGAAAAAATTAGGTGTAAGGGCAAGAACATTAACCTGGTTGAAACCATAATCAGGTGGGTATGGTACATACCTGAAATATAAAGGCACATCAGTGAAATtagtattttatatatatataattttgatatgttgatCATCAACCGTTTCTATATTTTATGTTCATTGCTGAGGTGACATTCACTCGTTATTACGTAATAaagcatatcaaaattatatatccaCTAGGTGAGTGTAACACCAACAATAAACACAGAGATGAGTACGATTGGTGAACAACATATCAAAAGCATATATGTATGTAATTAATCATGAATTTGGTAATCATAGCTCAAATCAAACCTCTCTACTCGAATAAAAGTTCAAACGTTGTcttactttattttaaaataaaataaaaataaataaatttatgaacAAAGTATATATttgtcaaataatttataaatcaaCCAATAGCAATGATTGTCACGATTAATATTTGTACTGGGTGACTAGTGGAGGTTGGTTGCCATATAAAGAGCACTAAATTTTGTGGCAAAATAATGAGCATTGAGTTTCCAACTACGGATTACAACTGTATTTTAAACAACCCACTTCACTCccacaaaaatttttttaaaaaaaaactccaaTTATAAGAGTTTTAAACTCGTCATGGTCCTCGTCTACTCGTGGTTCAGTGATATAAACATCTTTTAATACAAGAGATATTTGAGTTCGatatctcaaattttttaaaatataataaaaaaagtaCATGCATGcttccaatttttaaaaatatttaaattacttGTAAAATTCTCTactaatatttcaaatttcaggacaatttataaaataacatcggtcaattttttattttttttattttctgatttACGATCTTATATTATCTTCCAattaagctttaaaaaaaaactagaaacATCTAGTCTAATGCATGGGACAAGGTTTTAAAATTAGGGATGGctctatattttgaaaattgaaatttataaatttctggttcaaattttttataatgTGAGTCAAATATCACATGATACTCAGACAAGTTGCATGTGAATGGCATATATGTTGTTTTTACATGGGCATGTTATTACTGCGTGGCTGGCCAGATATAGTCTGGTCAGGACTATTCAAAATTTACACGAATCATactataaaatcataatttttaattatacaaaaattatatatatatccattttgtatttttatgggTTGTACTCTGGTACATGAACATATTACTAAATATGTCGAacgttaaattattttttctaaaaattattattgttatttaatatAGGTGGTCAACAAATGAGCATTTAACGTTTATTCATTTATGTTACGTCATCAATTATTTNCctcttaatttttaatattacctctccaccaaatttttttaaaaaaaaaaaattagtggataGGCTATGCTTCTGTACTTATGATTACAACACAGATCAgtgaaaagaagaagaagaagaagaagaaagcgTACCCATACGGTGGATACATGACCGGCGATGGCAACTGGGGAGGCGGAGGAGGTGGTGGGGGAAGCAAAGGGTAGGATGATGACCCCCCAGCTTGTGCTATTCCACCTACTCTTTGATATAAATTCCCCCCTTGATTAGCGcctatttaaaaaattcaacacAACCAACTAATATTATAGCTCATTTGACATCGATATTTTACGTCTAATTTCATTATCCAATCATTCTTCAACAGAGTGATCGATCGTCGAAGACTTATAGCTCATTTGACATCGATATCTCACGTCTATCAATCCTTTTGAAAtacttttataataaatatatatgtgtgtgtgtgtgaattttgttttttttttttaaaaaaaaattagaaatatggGGGGGCACCTCTAGGTGGAGAAGGTCTTGGTCGGCCCAATGAAGCAATGTTACAGTTGGCTCTTCTTCCATCGATTGTAGGATTCGGATCAGCACAAGCTCTTTTTGCTGACTCCGGATCCTTAAATGTCACCTGtcaaaataagataaaaatttgaaaaatgaaataatatttattaattagtaaggatttttataaataaatataatgctTACGAATCCGTAGCCTTTGGATTTCCCAGTATGCTTATCGGTGATGATCACAGCTTCAAGAATCTCACCAAATTGCTCGAAATAACTCTGCATTACCTCCGTCGGGGTCTCCCAGGCGAGCCCCCCGACGAACACCTTCGTAAACGTCGTG
This genomic interval carries:
- the LOC140961170 gene encoding uncharacterized protein isoform X2, whose translation is MAYQHYRSPFGDTTFTKVFVGGLAWETPTEVMQSYFEQFGEILEAVIITDKHTGKSKGYGFVTFKDPESAKRACADPNPTIDGRRANCNIASLGRPRPSPPRGGIAQAGGSSSYPLLPPPPPPPPQLPSPVMYPPYGYVPYPPDYGFNQTMYNPPRIPQTHYYNQLYGASSSAMGNPYYYGYSVQPAPRGSYPVPPAQRFQGPSYVYYPTLTQMEGPSSAYSAPTPHPLLQPPRLSFSSTTDSAAPPQETEAGAATSTSSTA
- the LOC140961170 gene encoding uncharacterized protein isoform X1, translated to MAYQHYRSPFGDTTFTKVFVGGLAWETPTEVMQSYFEQFGEILEAVIITDKHTGKSKGYGFVTFKDPESAKRACADPNPTIDGRRANCNIASLGRPRPSPPRGANQGGNLYQRVGGIAQAGGSSSYPLLPPPPPPPPQLPSPVMYPPYGYVPYPPDYGFNQTMYNPPRIPQTHYYNQLYGASSSAMGNPYYYGYSVQPAPRGSYPVPPAQRFQGPSYVYYPTLTQMEGPSSAYSAPTPHPLLQPPRLSFSSTTDSAAPPQETEAGAATSTSSTA